In Ctenopharyngodon idella isolate HZGC_01 chromosome 20, HZGC01, whole genome shotgun sequence, the following proteins share a genomic window:
- the stx7l gene encoding syntaxin-7: protein MSGSSGADANLLAQSISSNIQRITLLTNEIQQMMRHFGTAQDTTVLRQTLQEKQQSVNHLAKVTDKYMKDFSSLPVTTEQRQRKIQRERLINEFSNALGVFQKIQREVAKKEKEFVARVRASSRISTGDPDDSTGGFLSPFQSDTQAQTQRYEENITEEDLQLIQERESAIRQLESDITGINEIFRDLGMMVHEQGDMIDSIEANVSNAEVYVESATQQLNSAAGYQTSFRKKIFIFIIVLVVVAVVIGLIVYASVKK, encoded by the exons ATGTCTGGGTCAAGCGGAGCTGATGCAAATTTGCTGGCACAGTCTATAAGTTCAAATATTCAGAGAATAACACTGCTGA CTAATGAAATCCAGCAGATGATGAGACATTTTGGAACAGCACAAGACACGACTGTCCTGCGACAAACATT acaggAGAAACAGCAGAGTGTCAATCATCTCGCTAAAGTGACAGATAAATACATGAAAGATTTCAGCTCTTTACCTGTGACCACAGAACAG CGGCAAAGAAAAATCCAACGAGAACGTCTGATAAATGAATTCTCCAATGCACTGGGCGTTTTCCAGAAAATTCAGCGAGAGGTAGCAAAGAAAGAGAAGGAGTTTGTGGCACGTGTCCGTGCGAGCTCAAGAATTTCT ACTGGTGATCCAGATGATAGCACTGGAGGATTTTTGTCACCCTTTCAAAG tGATACTCAGGCTCAAACTCAGAGATATGAGGAGAACATCACAGAAGAAGATCTGCAGCTCATTCAGGAGAGAGAATCAGCAATCAGACAGCTGGAG TCGGACATCACAGGCATTAATGAAATCTTCAGAGATCTGGGCATGATGGTACATGAACAGGGAGACATGATTG ACAGTATAGAGGCCAATGTATCAAACGCAGAGGTCTATGTGGAGTCAGCCACACAACAGCTGAATAGTGCAGCAGGTTACCAG ACATCATTCCGCAAGAAGATTTTCATCTTCATCATTGTTCTGGTTGTGGTGGCTGTTGTTATTGGTTTGATTGTCTACGCTTCTGTGAAAAAATGA